One genomic region from Streptomyces sp. NBC_01304 encodes:
- a CDS encoding MFS transporter: MTSAPGDISIAPGGLWSRNFSFFFAARGIARLGDTMAPVALAAGLVLSGYGAGVVGAVLASMTACFAGFVVFGGVIADRVNNRLLMIGADLVRVAVQAVMAGLFFTHHIVVWQICLLSAVNGVCAALFQPGLPTLIPRIAVDVQGANGAIRTIESLMTMAGPAVAGALVGLTEPGGVFVVYACTYLVSAVCLALLRLPPADRSTAAKGNSFRSDLVQGWQEFRSRTWLWGVIVIWMVLMIASWGPMIPLIATEVVSEHGPRTLGLVNSAMGAGMVVGALLAMRVRPVRPLRAGSVALLLYWLQPASVALDLPVPLIAAGLAAAGAANAFWGVMWTTSILTQVPTDVRSRVHAYDVAGSVAMLPVGQALAGPASELFGAREVLGFNAVMAMGVAVALLSVPAIRNLRRVDGRGTTDAAPAAVEEPAGRKTR, encoded by the coding sequence ATGACTAGTGCTCCCGGGGACATATCCATCGCGCCAGGGGGCCTGTGGTCCCGCAACTTCTCGTTCTTCTTCGCCGCCCGTGGCATCGCCCGGCTCGGCGACACGATGGCGCCGGTGGCGCTGGCCGCCGGGCTGGTGCTGAGCGGATACGGGGCCGGGGTGGTGGGGGCCGTACTGGCCAGCATGACGGCCTGCTTCGCCGGGTTCGTCGTCTTCGGCGGCGTGATCGCCGACCGGGTGAACAACCGGCTGTTGATGATCGGGGCGGACCTGGTACGCGTCGCCGTGCAGGCCGTCATGGCCGGGCTTTTCTTCACCCACCACATCGTCGTCTGGCAGATCTGTCTGCTGTCCGCCGTCAACGGCGTCTGCGCCGCGCTCTTCCAGCCCGGCCTGCCCACCCTCATCCCGCGGATCGCCGTGGACGTACAGGGCGCCAACGGTGCCATCCGCACCATCGAGTCCCTGATGACCATGGCGGGTCCCGCGGTGGCCGGTGCGCTGGTGGGACTCACCGAGCCGGGTGGGGTCTTCGTCGTGTACGCCTGCACGTATCTCGTGAGCGCCGTCTGTCTGGCGCTGCTGCGGCTGCCGCCTGCGGACCGTTCCACGGCGGCGAAGGGGAACTCCTTCCGGTCCGATCTGGTGCAGGGCTGGCAGGAGTTCCGCTCCCGCACCTGGCTCTGGGGCGTCATCGTGATCTGGATGGTCCTCATGATCGCGTCCTGGGGGCCGATGATCCCGCTGATCGCGACCGAGGTCGTCTCCGAGCACGGTCCCCGCACGCTCGGTCTGGTCAACTCGGCCATGGGCGCCGGCATGGTGGTGGGCGCGCTCCTCGCCATGCGGGTGCGGCCGGTGCGGCCCCTGCGGGCCGGTTCCGTCGCGCTGCTCTTGTACTGGCTGCAGCCGGCGTCGGTGGCGCTCGATCTGCCGGTGCCGCTGATCGCCGCGGGGCTCGCGGCCGCCGGTGCGGCCAACGCCTTTTGGGGCGTGATGTGGACGACCAGCATCCTGACCCAGGTGCCGACCGACGTACGCAGCCGGGTGCATGCCTATGACGTGGCCGGGTCGGTGGCGATGCTGCCGGTGGGCCAGGCCCTCGCCGGGCCCGCGTCGGAGCTCTTCGGGGCGCGCGAAGTGCTCGGGTTCAACGCGGTGATGGCGATGGGGGTGGCGGTGGCGCTGCTGTCCGTGCCGGCGATCCGCAATCTGCGCAGGGTGGACGGCCGGGGGACAACCGACGCCGCCCCGGCCGCAGTTGAGGAACCGGCCGGCCGAAAGACCCGATGA
- a CDS encoding glycoside hydrolase family 3 protein — translation MRHGRALRVRQRTVLLAGGVAAALLGQLVPAWAAPAAAPAKPDYLDAGRSTERRVADLLGRMTLEEKIGQMTQAERAAVADDPTKVKTQLLGSLLSGGGSTPAQNTPAAWVEMVNSFQEQALQTRLKIPLLYGIDAVHGHGNVYGATLFPHNVGLGAARDPKLTEQLGRATAEEVRATGIPWNFAPCLCVSRDERWGRSYESFSEDPALVARMSTAIAGLQGDGGRKGYDDDEVLATAKHFAGDGGTRYDTATAEANKGKPWYEQKYTIDQGITVTSKSDFARLQLAPYLPALKQHDVGSVMPSFSSVDWTEDGVGNPTKMHANRDLLTGTLKGKFDFDGFVISDWEGIHQIPDPDDPANAGLTAYKVRTSVNAGIDMFMEPNTSAQFQELLLAEVKAGRVSQARVDDAVGRILAKKFELGLFEDPYASTDDLDQVGSRAHRALARTAVAKSQVLLKNSGRALPLGKKDGIYVAGRNADDIGNQAGGWTISWQGASGDTVPGTTILDGIREVAPQADVTYSADASAPVGDADTAVVVVGETPYAEGYGDVGGPECGWCGTSQQEEKSLTLQAADQAVVDKVCAEVATCVVLVVSGRPQIVADPDGRIDALVASWLPGTEGAGVADVLFGKKAFTGRLPVTWPATAAQVPINVGDKEYRPAYPYGWGLRTRAAGGNAEAVALDRAQAAVVAGKAPANWARLIADAEQALQAGDRAAARTLLAKVSR, via the coding sequence ATGAGGCATGGCAGAGCCCTGCGAGTCAGACAGAGAACGGTGCTTCTGGCAGGCGGAGTTGCCGCCGCCCTCCTTGGGCAGCTGGTGCCCGCCTGGGCGGCGCCCGCTGCCGCGCCGGCGAAGCCCGACTACCTCGACGCCGGCCGGTCGACCGAGCGCAGGGTCGCCGACCTGCTCGGGCGGATGACGCTCGAGGAGAAGATCGGGCAGATGACCCAGGCCGAGCGGGCCGCGGTCGCCGACGACCCGACGAAGGTCAAGACGCAGCTCCTCGGCTCGCTCCTGTCCGGCGGTGGCTCGACGCCCGCGCAGAACACCCCCGCCGCCTGGGTGGAGATGGTCAACTCCTTCCAGGAGCAGGCGCTGCAGACCCGCCTGAAGATCCCGCTCCTGTACGGCATCGACGCCGTGCACGGCCACGGCAACGTGTACGGCGCCACCCTCTTCCCGCACAACGTCGGCCTCGGCGCCGCCCGCGACCCGAAGCTGACCGAACAGCTCGGCCGGGCCACCGCCGAGGAGGTCCGTGCCACCGGCATCCCCTGGAACTTCGCGCCCTGCCTGTGCGTGTCCCGCGACGAGCGCTGGGGCCGCAGCTACGAGAGCTTCAGCGAGGACCCGGCGCTGGTCGCCCGCATGTCCACGGCGATCGCCGGACTGCAGGGCGACGGCGGCCGCAAGGGCTATGACGACGACGAAGTCCTCGCCACCGCCAAGCACTTCGCAGGTGACGGCGGCACCCGGTACGACACCGCCACCGCCGAGGCGAACAAGGGCAAGCCCTGGTACGAGCAGAAGTACACCATCGACCAGGGCATCACGGTCACCAGCAAGTCCGACTTCGCCCGCCTGCAACTCGCGCCCTACCTGCCCGCCCTCAAGCAGCACGACGTCGGCAGTGTCATGCCGTCGTTCTCCAGCGTCGACTGGACCGAGGACGGCGTCGGCAACCCCACGAAGATGCACGCCAACCGGGACCTCCTGACCGGCACGCTGAAGGGCAAGTTCGACTTCGACGGGTTCGTGATCTCCGACTGGGAGGGCATCCACCAGATACCCGACCCGGACGACCCGGCCAACGCCGGCCTCACCGCGTACAAGGTCCGCACATCCGTGAACGCGGGCATCGACATGTTCATGGAGCCCAACACCTCAGCCCAGTTCCAGGAGTTGCTGCTCGCCGAGGTCAAGGCGGGACGCGTGTCGCAGGCGCGCGTCGATGACGCGGTGGGCCGCATCCTCGCCAAGAAGTTCGAGCTCGGTCTCTTCGAGGACCCGTACGCCTCCACCGACGACCTCGACCAGGTCGGCAGCCGCGCCCACCGCGCGCTGGCCCGCACGGCCGTCGCCAAGTCCCAGGTGTTGCTGAAGAATTCGGGCCGCGCGCTGCCGCTCGGCAAGAAGGACGGCATCTACGTGGCCGGACGCAACGCCGACGACATCGGCAACCAGGCCGGCGGCTGGACCATCAGCTGGCAGGGCGCATCGGGCGACACCGTCCCCGGCACCACGATCCTGGACGGCATCCGCGAGGTCGCCCCACAGGCCGACGTGACGTACAGCGCGGATGCCTCCGCCCCCGTCGGTGACGCGGACACCGCCGTGGTCGTCGTCGGTGAGACCCCGTACGCGGAGGGGTACGGGGACGTCGGCGGTCCCGAGTGCGGCTGGTGCGGCACCTCGCAGCAGGAGGAGAAGTCCCTCACGCTGCAGGCCGCCGACCAGGCCGTGGTCGACAAGGTCTGCGCCGAGGTGGCCACTTGCGTCGTCCTGGTGGTCTCCGGACGCCCGCAGATCGTCGCCGACCCCGACGGCCGGATCGACGCGCTGGTCGCCTCCTGGCTGCCCGGCACCGAAGGCGCGGGCGTCGCGGACGTCCTCTTCGGCAAGAAGGCGTTCACCGGCCGGCTCCCGGTGACCTGGCCGGCCACTGCCGCGCAGGTGCCGATCAACGTCGGGGACAAGGAGTACCGGCCCGCCTACCCCTACGGCTGGGGGCTGCGCACCCGGGCCGCAGGCGGCAACGCGGAGGCGGTGGCCCTGGACCGGGCGCAGGCCGCGGTGGTCGCTGGGAAGGCCCCGGCGAACTGGGCCCGCCTGATCGCGGACGCCGAGCAGGCGCTGCAGGCGGGGGACCGGGCGGCAGCCCGGACTCTGCTGGCGAAGGTGAGCCGCTGA
- a CDS encoding TioE family transcriptional regulator yields the protein MGQNLKSRERLRPVDLARGHGLSTQAVRNYEEAGILPAAGRTPHGYRTYTPVHAQALRAFLALVPGHGHQTATSIMRAVNQGEIDDALRLVDESHLQLLDDRRTLRAVESALRDLDPTPVTASDAGSGPDGTFIGPLAGRLGIRPATLRKWERAGLVRPRRDPRTGYRVYDAADVRDARLAHQLRRGGYLLEQIAPLIAQVRAAGGLEPLEAALNDWHDRLSARGRAMLAGAAELEAYLREAG from the coding sequence ATGGGACAAAACCTTAAAAGCAGGGAGCGGCTGCGGCCGGTGGACCTCGCGCGCGGGCACGGCCTTTCCACGCAGGCGGTCAGGAACTACGAAGAAGCCGGCATCCTCCCCGCCGCCGGCCGCACCCCGCACGGCTACCGCACCTACACCCCGGTGCACGCGCAGGCCCTGCGCGCGTTCCTCGCCCTGGTACCCGGGCACGGCCATCAAACGGCGACGTCGATCATGCGAGCCGTGAACCAGGGCGAGATCGACGACGCGCTCCGCCTCGTCGACGAGAGCCATCTCCAGCTCCTCGACGACCGGCGAACCCTGCGGGCCGTGGAGAGCGCCCTGCGGGACCTGGATCCCACCCCGGTGACCGCGTCCGACGCCGGATCCGGGCCCGACGGCACCTTCATCGGACCTCTTGCGGGGAGACTCGGCATCCGTCCCGCGACGCTGCGCAAATGGGAGCGCGCCGGTCTGGTGCGCCCGCGCCGCGACCCGCGGACCGGGTACCGCGTGTACGACGCGGCGGACGTGCGCGACGCCCGCCTTGCGCACCAACTCAGGCGCGGCGGCTACCTGTTGGAGCAGATCGCCCCGCTGATCGCCCAGGTGCGGGCGGCCGGCGGCCTCGAACCCCTGGAGGCCGCCCTGAACGACTGGCACGACCGGCTGTCCGCGCGCGGACGGGCGATGCTGGCCGGCGCCGCCGAGTTGGAGGCGTACCTCCGCGAGGCGGGGTGA
- a CDS encoding erythromycin esterase family protein produces MATGIQQTTHSVEAATVLKLLPARPRLLALGEPTHGEDTLLEVRNDLFFPLIEQEGYRTVAIESDCIKGLVVDAYVTSGTGSLDEVMERGFSHGFGASAANRELVRRLRAFNDGRPASDQVRFAGFDGPLEITGAESPRQSLTALHGYLAAHVDAGLLPCGAYTLDQLLGTDDRWTEPAAMMDPSRSAGQSAEAEVLRLLSDDLVALLDAQAPHLIEATSREDLDRARLYGRTATGLLRYHFWMADASPSRMARLIGLRDLMMADNLLALADRGPVLVHAHNSHLQRDKSTMRMWDQPLLEWWSAGALVAARLGDGYGFLATALGTIRHQGVDTPPADTLEGLLYALPQDRCIVDARQLSTALGEMPSAPRVSPWFGYSSLDPAQVAAYDGIVFVKDVPQS; encoded by the coding sequence ATGGCTACTGGCATCCAGCAAACCACCCACTCCGTCGAGGCCGCCACCGTCCTGAAGCTGCTCCCGGCCCGCCCGCGGCTGCTCGCCCTGGGCGAGCCCACCCACGGCGAGGACACGCTGCTCGAGGTGCGCAACGACCTCTTCTTCCCGCTCATCGAGCAGGAGGGCTACCGGACCGTCGCGATCGAGAGCGACTGCATCAAGGGCCTCGTCGTGGACGCGTACGTCACCTCGGGCACCGGCAGCCTCGACGAGGTCATGGAGCGCGGTTTCAGCCACGGATTCGGCGCCTCGGCGGCCAACCGCGAACTCGTGCGCCGGCTCAGGGCGTTCAACGACGGCCGACCCGCCTCCGACCAGGTGCGCTTCGCCGGGTTCGACGGGCCGCTGGAGATCACCGGCGCGGAGAGCCCCCGGCAGTCCCTCACCGCGCTCCACGGCTACCTCGCGGCCCACGTGGACGCCGGCCTGCTGCCCTGCGGCGCATACACGCTCGACCAGCTGCTCGGCACCGACGACCGATGGACGGAGCCCGCCGCGATGATGGATCCTTCACGGTCCGCCGGGCAGTCGGCCGAGGCCGAGGTGCTGCGGCTGCTCTCCGACGATCTGGTGGCATTGCTCGATGCGCAGGCACCGCACCTGATCGAGGCGACCTCGCGAGAGGACCTGGACCGGGCGCGCCTGTACGGACGTACCGCCACCGGCCTGCTGCGCTACCACTTCTGGATGGCCGACGCCTCGCCGAGCCGCATGGCACGTCTGATCGGCCTGCGGGACCTGATGATGGCCGACAACCTCCTCGCTCTCGCCGACCGCGGCCCGGTACTGGTCCACGCCCACAACAGCCATCTCCAGCGGGACAAGAGCACGATGCGCATGTGGGACCAGCCGCTGCTCGAGTGGTGGAGCGCCGGCGCGCTCGTCGCCGCCCGGCTGGGCGACGGGTACGGCTTCCTGGCCACGGCTCTCGGCACGATCCGGCACCAGGGCGTGGACACCCCTCCGGCGGACACCCTCGAGGGACTTCTGTACGCGCTCCCGCAGGACCGCTGCATCGTCGACGCCCGCCAACTGTCCACCGCCTTGGGCGAGATGCCGTCCGCCCCGCGCGTCTCCCCCTGGTTCGGATACTCCTCGCTGGACCCGGCACAGGTGGCGGCGTACGACGGGATCGTGTTCGTCAAGGACGTTCCGCAGAGCTAG
- a CDS encoding PQQ-dependent sugar dehydrogenase: protein MKVRTRSSAIIGTLCLVASLALTAAYADEPAAPRQAPEVVLKQVATAQNPTAGAAGPGGTLWLAERAGTVRVLGKSGLGKPVLDISAETTTDGERGLLGIAFDKKFAHFYISYTNLEGTSTVDEFAVRHGKIQPSTRRTVLTQTQPYANHNGGDIKIGPDGYLYIAFGDGGSGGDPHGNGQNLDTLLGKLLRIDPRGAKPYAIPADNPFVGDPKAKDEIWAYGLRNPWRFSFDAATGDLLIGDVGQSAWEEIDWAPAKSKGGENYGWSAMEGNHPFRDGTEPANHVPPVHEYDRTGLGCSVTGGYVYRGKAIPDLKGQYVFSDYCDGTLRALQMKNGEVTGQSDLKVNGGEVISFAQGGNGELYVLALGGNVSRIDPA from the coding sequence GTGAAAGTTCGCACCAGAAGCTCGGCGATCATCGGCACCCTCTGCCTCGTTGCTTCCCTCGCCCTGACCGCGGCGTACGCCGACGAACCCGCCGCTCCGCGCCAGGCCCCCGAGGTCGTGCTCAAGCAAGTGGCCACGGCCCAGAATCCGACCGCCGGGGCCGCCGGCCCCGGTGGCACGCTCTGGCTGGCCGAACGCGCGGGCACCGTAAGGGTCCTGGGCAAATCCGGGCTCGGCAAGCCCGTCCTGGACATCTCCGCCGAGACCACCACCGACGGCGAACGCGGGCTGCTCGGCATCGCGTTCGACAAGAAGTTCGCGCACTTCTACATCTCGTACACGAATCTCGAAGGCACCAGCACGGTGGACGAGTTCGCGGTACGGCACGGCAAGATCCAGCCGTCCACCCGGCGCACCGTCCTCACCCAGACCCAGCCGTACGCGAACCACAACGGCGGCGACATCAAGATCGGCCCCGACGGCTACCTCTACATCGCGTTCGGCGACGGCGGCTCGGGCGGCGACCCGCACGGCAACGGGCAGAACCTCGACACCCTGCTCGGCAAGCTGCTGCGGATCGACCCGCGCGGCGCCAAGCCGTACGCGATCCCGGCGGACAACCCGTTCGTCGGCGACCCCAAGGCGAAGGACGAGATCTGGGCGTACGGCCTGCGCAACCCTTGGCGGTTCTCCTTCGACGCGGCCACCGGCGACCTGCTGATCGGTGACGTCGGCCAGAGCGCCTGGGAGGAGATCGACTGGGCCCCGGCGAAGAGCAAGGGCGGCGAGAACTACGGCTGGTCCGCGATGGAGGGCAACCATCCCTTCCGGGACGGCACGGAGCCCGCGAACCACGTGCCACCGGTCCACGAGTACGACCGCACCGGCCTGGGCTGCTCGGTGACCGGCGGATACGTCTACCGCGGCAAGGCGATCCCGGACCTCAAGGGGCAGTACGTCTTCAGCGACTACTGCGACGGCACCCTCCGCGCCCTGCAGATGAAGAACGGAGAGGTGACCGGCCAGAGCGACCTCAAGGTCAACGGCGGCGAGGTCATCTCGTTCGCGCAGGGCGGCAACGGCGAGCTGTACGTACTCGCCCTCGGCGGCAACGTCTCGCGCATCGACCCGGCGTAA